Proteins found in one Sphingomonas sp. SORGH_AS_0879 genomic segment:
- a CDS encoding long-chain fatty acid--CoA ligase, with protein MTAGAIGETTTGGAPGQATGRPLVSEPRLLSDMFETTVRRHGDRPAIDFMGRITRYGELSDMVDRAAAGLQALGVKQGTRVALCLPNIVYYPVLFFATLKAGGIVVNVNPLYVERELCHLLEDSGAEIIATCDIPDIFARVSHAADKLSVRHVISCPIADALPTIKGLAYRLFKRSMIAPPGPSPRHLTFAQMMKRGGVLAPVSARPDDVAVLQYTGGTTGSPKAAMLSHANLIANADAMVLHTGGEEAIGAERILGVLPLFHVFALTTVLSFAIRVGAEMILLPRFELDQVLKTIARSKPTYFPAVPTIYNAIAGVAEARKVDLSAIKACISGGAPLPAEVRVAFETTTGAKLVEGYGLSEASPIITCNPLIGENKGGSAGLPFPGTTIEIRDRDNPDRLMPPGEVGEICARGPQVMSGYWNKPVESEQVFIHGALRTGDVGYLDEDGYLFIVDRIKDVILCGGYNVYPRMIEEALYEHPAVAEAVVIGIPDTYRGQSPKAFVKLAVDHHATPEELRAFLQDKVSKIELPREVEIRESLPKTLIGKLSKKELVEEELAKAAATARPVGE; from the coding sequence ATGACGGCAGGAGCCATCGGGGAAACCACGACGGGCGGTGCACCGGGTCAGGCGACGGGACGCCCGCTGGTTTCGGAACCCCGGCTGCTATCCGATATGTTCGAGACTACGGTACGGCGGCACGGCGACCGACCCGCGATCGATTTCATGGGCCGCATCACCCGGTACGGCGAACTGTCCGACATGGTGGACCGGGCGGCGGCGGGGCTTCAGGCGCTGGGCGTGAAGCAGGGAACGCGCGTGGCGCTGTGCCTGCCCAATATCGTCTATTACCCGGTGCTGTTCTTCGCGACGCTCAAGGCCGGGGGCATCGTCGTCAACGTCAACCCGCTCTATGTCGAGCGCGAACTCTGCCATCTGCTGGAGGATTCGGGCGCGGAGATCATCGCGACCTGCGACATTCCCGACATTTTCGCGCGGGTCAGCCATGCCGCCGACAAGCTGTCGGTACGCCATGTCATATCCTGCCCCATCGCCGACGCGCTGCCGACCATCAAGGGGCTGGCCTATCGCCTGTTCAAGCGGTCGATGATCGCGCCGCCCGGCCCCTCCCCCCGCCACCTGACCTTCGCGCAGATGATGAAGCGCGGCGGCGTACTGGCCCCGGTATCGGCCAGGCCCGACGACGTGGCGGTGCTGCAATATACCGGCGGCACGACGGGCAGCCCCAAGGCGGCGATGCTGTCCCACGCCAATCTGATCGCCAATGCCGATGCGATGGTGCTCCATACCGGCGGCGAAGAGGCGATCGGGGCGGAGCGGATATTGGGCGTGCTCCCCCTCTTCCACGTCTTCGCGCTGACCACGGTGCTCAGCTTCGCGATCCGGGTGGGGGCGGAGATGATCCTGCTCCCCCGGTTCGAGCTCGACCAGGTGCTGAAGACCATCGCGCGCAGCAAGCCGACCTATTTCCCCGCCGTCCCCACCATCTACAACGCGATTGCGGGCGTGGCCGAGGCGCGCAAGGTCGACCTGTCGGCGATCAAGGCGTGCATCTCGGGCGGCGCCCCCCTTCCCGCCGAGGTGCGCGTGGCGTTCGAGACCACGACCGGGGCCAAGCTGGTCGAGGGTTACGGCCTGTCGGAAGCTTCGCCGATCATCACCTGCAATCCGCTGATCGGCGAGAACAAGGGCGGATCGGCGGGGCTGCCCTTCCCTGGCACGACGATCGAGATTCGCGACCGCGACAATCCCGACCGGCTGATGCCGCCGGGTGAGGTCGGCGAAATCTGCGCACGCGGGCCGCAGGTCATGTCCGGCTATTGGAACAAGCCCGTCGAGAGCGAGCAGGTCTTCATTCACGGCGCGCTGCGCACCGGCGATGTCGGCTATCTGGACGAGGACGGCTATCTGTTCATCGTCGACCGGATCAAGGACGTGATCCTGTGCGGCGGCTATAATGTCTATCCGCGCATGATCGAGGAAGCGCTGTACGAGCATCCCGCCGTCGCCGAGGCGGTGGTGATCGGCATCCCCGATACCTATCGCGGCCAGTCGCCCAAGGCCTTTGTGAAGCTGGCGGTCGATCACCATGCCACGCCGGAGGAACTGCGTGCCTTTTTACAGGACAAGGTCAGCAAGATCGAACTTCCCCGCGAAGTCGAAATCCGCGAAAGCCTGCCTAAGACCCTGATCGGCAAATTGTCGAAAAAGGAACTGGTCGAGGAAGAATTGGCGAAGGCCGCGGCGACGGCGCGGCCTGTGGGGGAATAG
- a CDS encoding thiolase family protein, which translates to MTNIVIAGYARSPFTQAGKGALARVRPDDLAAQVIRGLIERTGVDASEIEDVILGCAFPEGEQGMNVARLIGLLADLPLSVGGMTVNRFCGSSMSAIHIAMGQIQIGAGEAFICAGIESMSRVPMGGYNPLPNPELAAARPGAYMGMGQTAENVAQKYQITRAEQEKFAVASQKKAAEARAAGRLADEIVPIHTKAGDVTEDGLIRPDTTEEVLSGLKPAFDKDGTVTAGTASPLTDGAAAVLVTSEEFARKHGLTILARIKSVGISGCEPETMGLGPIGSSKKALERAGISSSDLDIVEINEAFASQAIACIRDLGLKEDTINKDGGAIAIGHPLGATGARIVGKAAALLARDGGHYALATQCIGGGQGIATVLERA; encoded by the coding sequence ATGACCAACATCGTGATCGCAGGCTATGCCCGCTCTCCCTTCACCCAGGCTGGCAAGGGCGCGTTGGCGCGGGTTCGGCCCGATGATCTGGCCGCACAGGTGATTCGCGGCCTGATCGAGCGGACCGGCGTCGATGCCTCGGAGATCGAGGACGTCATTCTGGGTTGCGCCTTTCCCGAGGGCGAGCAGGGGATGAACGTCGCACGGCTGATCGGCCTGCTGGCGGACCTGCCGCTGTCGGTCGGGGGCATGACGGTGAACCGCTTCTGCGGATCGTCCATGTCGGCCATCCATATCGCCATGGGCCAGATCCAGATCGGCGCGGGCGAGGCGTTCATCTGTGCGGGCATCGAGTCGATGAGCCGGGTGCCGATGGGCGGCTATAACCCGCTGCCCAACCCCGAACTCGCCGCCGCGCGGCCCGGTGCCTATATGGGCATGGGCCAGACCGCCGAGAATGTCGCGCAGAAGTACCAGATCACCCGCGCCGAGCAGGAGAAGTTCGCGGTCGCCAGCCAGAAAAAGGCCGCCGAGGCGCGTGCCGCCGGTCGCTTGGCCGATGAGATCGTGCCGATCCACACCAAGGCGGGCGATGTGACCGAGGACGGGTTGATCCGCCCCGACACGACCGAAGAGGTGCTGTCCGGTCTGAAGCCCGCCTTCGACAAGGACGGCACGGTGACGGCGGGCACCGCGTCTCCGCTGACCGATGGCGCGGCGGCGGTGCTGGTCACCTCGGAAGAATTTGCCAGGAAGCACGGCCTGACCATCCTCGCCCGGATCAAGTCGGTCGGCATCTCCGGCTGCGAGCCGGAGACGATGGGCCTCGGCCCGATCGGCTCGTCCAAAAAGGCGCTGGAGCGTGCGGGTATCTCTTCGAGCGATCTCGACATTGTCGAGATCAACGAAGCCTTTGCCAGCCAGGCGATCGCCTGCATCCGCGACCTTGGCTTGAAGGAAGACACGATCAACAAGGACGGCGGCGCCATCGCGATCGGCCATCCGCTGGGCGCGACCGGCGCGCGCATCGTCGGCAAGGCGGCGGCTTTGCTGGCGCGTGACGGCGGTCACTACGCACTCGCCACCCAGTGCATCGGCGGCGGTCAGGGCATCGCGACCGTGCTGGAGCGTGCATGA
- a CDS encoding acyl-CoA dehydrogenase C-terminal domain-containing protein, producing MQVYNAPLRDMRFVLHELFSEDEFGPVAGQDEFGPELYDAILDEAARVTQEVLLPLNATGDIEGCKLENGVVRTPSGFKQAYSQFCEGGWAALASPVEYGGQGLPEAVNKLVEEMICATNLSFSLYPGLTHGATTALMGHGSEDLKQFYLPKMISGEWSGTMCLTEAHCGTDLGLLRTRAEPQGDGSFLLTGGKIFISAGDHDLTDNVIHLVLARTPDAPKGVKGISLFLVPKYLPKDDGSVGPANGVSVAAIEHKMGLKASATCQLEFNNSKGWVVGELNKGLAAMFTMMNTERVSVGIQGLGVNEIAYQSAVAYAKDRLQGRALGGAARPDLPADPIIVHPDVRRMLMTMRAYAEGCRALGQWAARGLDAEAHAIDPADKSRAADFVALMTPVVKALFTDLAFEAANMAVQVHGGHGYIRDHGIEQFVRDARIAQIYEGTNGVQALDLVGRKMPAHMGRYMRPFFHAVSEQVEALTKHEDKAITGWAAGMQQAFGALQLSTGMIAQKGTKDPEEAGAAATDYLRLLGLVGMGHCFLKSARIATERLAEGTDEAGFYKAKLATAGFFFDRILPQATAAFLAIKSGKRSTMALELEAF from the coding sequence ATGCAAGTCTATAACGCGCCGCTGCGCGACATGCGTTTCGTCCTGCACGAGTTGTTCAGCGAGGACGAGTTCGGCCCCGTGGCGGGGCAGGACGAGTTCGGCCCCGAACTCTACGACGCCATATTGGACGAGGCCGCCCGCGTCACACAGGAGGTCCTGCTGCCGCTCAACGCCACCGGCGATATCGAGGGCTGCAAGCTGGAGAATGGCGTGGTCCGCACGCCTTCCGGTTTCAAGCAAGCCTATAGCCAGTTCTGCGAAGGTGGCTGGGCCGCGCTCGCCTCGCCGGTCGAATATGGCGGGCAGGGGCTGCCCGAGGCGGTGAACAAGCTGGTCGAAGAGATGATCTGCGCGACCAACCTGTCGTTCAGCCTCTATCCCGGCCTGACCCACGGCGCGACCACCGCGCTGATGGGCCATGGCTCGGAGGATTTGAAGCAATTCTATCTGCCCAAGATGATCTCGGGCGAATGGTCCGGCACCATGTGCCTGACCGAAGCGCATTGCGGCACCGACCTCGGTTTGCTCCGCACCCGCGCCGAGCCGCAAGGCGATGGTTCGTTCCTGCTGACCGGCGGCAAGATCTTCATCTCGGCGGGCGACCATGACCTGACCGACAATGTGATTCACCTGGTCCTCGCGCGCACCCCCGATGCGCCCAAGGGGGTGAAGGGGATCAGCCTGTTCCTGGTGCCCAAATATCTGCCCAAGGATGACGGCTCGGTCGGCCCCGCCAATGGCGTCAGCGTCGCGGCCATCGAACACAAGATGGGCCTCAAGGCGTCGGCCACCTGCCAGTTGGAGTTCAACAATTCCAAGGGCTGGGTCGTGGGCGAGTTGAACAAGGGCCTCGCCGCCATGTTCACCATGATGAACACCGAGCGGGTCTCGGTCGGCATCCAGGGCCTGGGCGTCAACGAGATCGCGTACCAGTCGGCGGTGGCGTACGCGAAGGACCGCTTGCAGGGGCGCGCACTGGGCGGCGCGGCGCGTCCCGACCTGCCCGCCGATCCGATCATCGTCCACCCGGACGTTCGCCGGATGCTGATGACCATGCGCGCCTATGCGGAAGGGTGTCGTGCGCTGGGTCAGTGGGCGGCACGCGGTCTGGATGCCGAGGCGCATGCGATCGACCCCGCCGACAAGTCGCGCGCGGCGGACTTCGTGGCGCTGATGACCCCGGTCGTGAAGGCGCTGTTCACCGATCTCGCCTTCGAGGCGGCCAACATGGCGGTGCAGGTCCATGGCGGCCATGGCTATATCCGCGACCACGGGATCGAGCAGTTCGTCCGCGACGCCCGCATCGCCCAAATCTATGAGGGCACCAACGGCGTCCAGGCGCTCGACCTGGTCGGGCGCAAGATGCCCGCGCATATGGGCCGCTATATGCGCCCGTTCTTCCATGCGGTGTCGGAACAGGTCGAGGCGCTCACCAAGCATGAGGACAAGGCGATCACCGGCTGGGCGGCGGGGATGCAGCAGGCGTTCGGCGCATTGCAACTCAGCACCGGCATGATCGCGCAGAAGGGGACGAAAGACCCCGAGGAAGCGGGTGCTGCGGCAACCGACTATCTGCGGCTGCTGGGGCTGGTCGGCATGGGGCATTGCTTCCTCAAATCGGCGCGGATCGCCACCGAGCGGCTGGCCGAGGGCACCGACGAGGCGGGCTTCTACAAGGCCAAGCTCGCCACCGCCGGGTTCTTCTTCGACCGCATCCTGCCCCAGGCGACGGCGGCGTTCCTGGCGATCAAGTCGGGCAAGCGGTCGACCATGGCACTGGAACTGGAAGCGTTTTGA
- a CDS encoding DUF2147 domain-containing protein: protein MVLTLTAMALAAAGVNADSVVGRWQTQTRGGVVEIQKCGNSVCGRILTSEKLRTNPALTDQANRDPKQRNRPLKNLLILQGFSQDGAAWSGGTIYNAEDGKTYSAKLTPEGPDTLKVRGCVFVPLCKTQTWTRIR from the coding sequence ATGGTGTTGACCCTGACGGCCATGGCCCTTGCGGCGGCTGGCGTGAATGCGGACTCGGTGGTCGGCCGCTGGCAGACCCAGACGCGCGGCGGCGTCGTCGAGATCCAGAAATGCGGCAATTCGGTGTGCGGTCGCATCCTGACCTCGGAAAAGCTGCGCACCAATCCGGCGCTGACCGACCAGGCCAATCGCGATCCCAAGCAGCGCAATCGCCCGCTCAAGAACCTGCTGATCCTGCAAGGCTTTTCGCAGGACGGCGCGGCCTGGAGCGGCGGCACCATCTACAATGCCGAGGATGGCAAGACCTATAGCGCCAAGCTGACCCCGGAAGGGCCGGACACGCTGAAGGTGCGCGGCTGCGTCTTCGTGCCGCTGTGCAAGACGCAGACCTGGACGCGTATCCGCTGA
- a CDS encoding OmpP1/FadL family transporter, with the protein MMKSFKAPLLATAIASSSFAFAGAAYGQAFYLQEQSTRGQGRAFSGEGADTGASSLWWNPASIAGMDRGEAVIGASAIIPKGDVVDRGTVIVRPGQPARPVGGNGVSGDPINRGIVPSGAVAYPLNDRVAVGLAVTSPYSFTTEYDANSWARYSALKTELRTIDIQPSVGIAVLDWLRVGGALNVEYTKAELGNALPNLSPLLADGFQRLKGDGWDLGWTAGVQLHNDWATVGISYKSRIKHQLKGSLEVGGLLGPLAAQNRTVDGATAEFYTPAQIIVAGRFRATDKLTLNAQAVRFTWADFDAIRLGAPINTAIPENYKNSFSLAAGFDYAANERLTLRAGVQRGITPTQDGNRDARVPDANRWNYSIGGSYKVTPRFTLDAAGSYIDFANASIDRRTAAYAGTAAQTPILTSGQVQNARAFVGSIGGRFSF; encoded by the coding sequence ATGATGAAGTCGTTCAAGGCTCCGCTGCTAGCCACCGCCATCGCCTCTTCGTCCTTCGCCTTTGCGGGCGCGGCCTATGGTCAGGCCTTCTATCTTCAGGAACAGTCGACCCGTGGCCAGGGTCGCGCCTTTTCGGGTGAAGGCGCCGACACCGGCGCATCGTCGCTCTGGTGGAACCCGGCGTCGATCGCGGGCATGGATCGCGGCGAGGCGGTGATCGGCGCATCGGCGATCATCCCCAAGGGCGATGTCGTCGATAGGGGCACGGTGATCGTACGTCCCGGCCAGCCCGCGCGACCCGTCGGTGGCAATGGGGTTTCCGGCGATCCGATCAATCGCGGCATCGTGCCGTCCGGCGCGGTCGCCTATCCGCTCAACGACCGGGTCGCGGTCGGCCTTGCCGTGACCTCGCCCTATAGCTTCACCACCGAATATGACGCGAACAGTTGGGCCCGGTACAGCGCGCTGAAGACCGAATTGCGCACCATCGACATCCAGCCTTCGGTCGGTATCGCGGTGCTCGACTGGCTGCGCGTCGGTGGCGCGCTGAACGTCGAATATACCAAGGCCGAATTGGGCAACGCGCTCCCCAATTTGTCGCCGCTGCTGGCCGATGGGTTTCAGCGGCTGAAGGGCGATGGCTGGGATCTGGGATGGACCGCCGGTGTGCAGCTTCACAATGACTGGGCGACCGTCGGCATCAGCTACAAGTCGCGGATCAAGCATCAGTTGAAGGGCAGCCTGGAAGTGGGCGGGCTGCTGGGCCCGCTCGCGGCACAGAACCGGACGGTCGACGGCGCGACGGCGGAATTCTACACGCCTGCCCAGATCATCGTCGCGGGTCGCTTCCGCGCCACCGACAAGCTGACGCTGAACGCACAGGCGGTGCGGTTCACCTGGGCCGATTTCGACGCGATCCGCCTCGGCGCGCCGATCAACACCGCGATCCCGGAGAATTACAAGAACAGCTTCTCGCTGGCGGCCGGCTTTGACTATGCCGCCAATGAACGCCTGACCCTGCGTGCGGGTGTGCAGCGTGGCATTACTCCCACGCAGGACGGCAACCGCGACGCGCGCGTGCCGGATGCGAACCGCTGGAACTACTCGATCGGCGGCTCGTACAAGGTGACGCCGCGCTTCACCCTGGATGCGGCTGGCAGCTATATCGACTTCGCCAATGCCAGCATCGATCGCCGTACCGCCGCCTATGCGGGCACAGCCGCGCAGACGCCGATCCTGACCTCGGGGCAGGTGCAGAACGCCCGCGCGTTCGTCGGGTCGATCGGTGGCCGCTTCAGCTTCTGA
- a CDS encoding electron transfer flavoprotein subunit beta/FixA family protein has product MKIVVPVKRVLDYNVKPRVKADGTGVDLANVKMSMNPFDEIAVEEAIRLKEKGAATEVVVVSIGEPKAADTLRTALAMGADRAVLITADQAPEPLGVAKLLAKVVEEEQPGLVILGKQAIDGDNNQTGQMLAGLLGWAQGTFASKVEIDGQTANVTREVDGGLETVALTLPAIVTTDLRLNEPRYASLPNIMKAKSKPMATKTAADYGVDIAPRLTITHVTEPGKRQAGVKVGSVDELVEKLKALGVAK; this is encoded by the coding sequence ATGAAGATCGTCGTGCCCGTGAAACGGGTGTTGGATTATAACGTGAAGCCGCGCGTGAAGGCGGACGGGACGGGCGTCGATCTGGCGAACGTGAAGATGAGCATGAACCCGTTCGACGAGATCGCGGTGGAAGAGGCGATCCGGCTGAAGGAGAAGGGGGCGGCGACCGAGGTGGTCGTCGTCTCGATCGGCGAGCCCAAGGCGGCGGACACGCTGCGCACCGCGCTGGCGATGGGCGCGGACCGGGCGGTGCTGATCACCGCCGACCAGGCCCCCGAACCACTCGGCGTCGCCAAGCTGCTCGCCAAGGTGGTCGAGGAGGAGCAGCCCGGCCTGGTGATCCTGGGCAAGCAGGCGATCGACGGCGACAACAACCAGACCGGCCAGATGCTGGCCGGGCTGCTCGGCTGGGCGCAGGGCACGTTCGCATCCAAGGTCGAGATCGACGGCCAGACCGCCAACGTCACCCGCGAGGTCGATGGCGGTTTGGAGACGGTGGCGCTGACGCTCCCCGCCATCGTGACGACCGACCTGCGCCTCAACGAGCCGCGCTATGCGTCGCTTCCGAACATCATGAAGGCCAAATCCAAGCCGATGGCGACCAAGACGGCGGCCGATTACGGCGTCGACATCGCCCCCCGGCTGACGATCACCCATGTCACCGAGCCGGGCAAGCGCCAGGCGGGCGTCAAGGTCGGCTCGGTCGATGAACTGGTCGAGAAACTCAAAGCACTGGGAGTGGCCAAGTGA